A window of Castanea sativa cultivar Marrone di Chiusa Pesio chromosome 1, ASM4071231v1 contains these coding sequences:
- the LOC142629748 gene encoding putative mitochondrial protein AtMg00310 → MGFKEIEKFNEALLAKQVWRMMHNLESLCYKVFKTRFFPNCSIQEAKESTVRLYTWKSILSARDVVKKGMVWRVGNGQSVCIREDKWLPDQVCKTVLIPPPSLPPDAKVCTLIDPESAT, encoded by the coding sequence ATGGGGTTCAAAGAGATTGAAAAATTTAATGAGGCTTTGTTGGCAAAGCAAGTATGGCGCATGATGCACAACCTGGAATCCCTTTGCTATAAGGTGTTTAAGACGAGATTTTTCCCTAATTGCTCTATACAAGAAGCTAAGGAAAGCACGGTGAGGTTGTACACTTGGAAGAGCATCCTTAGTGCAAGAGATGTGGTGAAAAAGGGCATGGTTTGGCGAGTTGGGAATGGCCAATCTGTTTGTATAAGGGAAGACAAGTGGCTGCCTGATCAAGTCTGTAAAACAGTGTTGATTCCTCCTCCTTCTCTCCCACCTGATGCTAAAGTTTGCACTCTTATTGATCCTGAGTCAGCCACTTGA
- the LOC142625250 gene encoding PHD finger protein MALE MEIOCYTE DEATH 1 — MSIPILEACKKRKRRPQLYGFHTFGDPGCPIDPRGAFRDNIRLFLQQCAELDDNNVQSMPAWCTLLVHETKSFIVPLYTIEEDVKYSPRPYCDHCRCAGWSNHFVSKRKYHLIIPVDSEWNKPLADHVIDLQTHLLHGLIHCNGFGHLLCINGIEGGSKYLCGREIMDLWDRICKNLRTRKITVEDVSKKRSMDLRLLYGVAYGHSWFGRWGYRFCRGSFGVAEHNYNKAIEILTSLELDKIILDFSNTDQYKEIKQIIRHCRDMSETQLVTIRDLLRFMLTVKCSRAPLKLNSDTAALSSISRASSRITLRNKPFAKEKPQNYKRFSTAIANMDSRWPARRLEFAAEVIVDALKEKKAENYCHSGMTRQDLRDAARLHIGDTGLLDYVLKSMNNVIVGSHVVCRTVNPTTRILEYSIHELGHGVKVSEPAAENFPKPLPAPALVPGNDVYSDVVYLYKNVLLDYPGSHLVELATQAVLDSKHFVKEWPFIDEEEQLLTFVCRLMPSLCDIGTELKELPSGEIVVVPLHATVGELKLAVECALRDTYCITEGFEVMEIEDLEELEDNEVLFGVVESGVELHVRGSGIDVENRLSYQGGADNWMVRCECGAQDDDGERMVACDICEVWQHTRCCGIEDTETVPPLFVCSGCCVSLVPQKAESCCSFECSSALLMPKETYGLELGY; from the exons ATGTCAATCCCAATTCTTGAGGCCTGCAAGAAGAGGAAGCGAAGGCCGCAGCTTTATGGGTTTCACACGTTTGGAGACCCCGGTTGTCCCATCGATCCAAGAGGCGCCTTTCGTGACAATATCCGGCTGTTTCTTCAACAATGCGCTGAACTTGATGACAACAATGTCCAAAGCATGCCAGCTTGGTGTACTCTCCTTGTGCATGAGACCAAAAGCTTCATTGTCCCTCTGTACACCATTGAAGAGGATGTCAAGTACTCTCCGAGACCCTACTGTGATCACTGCAGATGTGCAG gttggaGTAATCATTTTGTATCCAAAAGAAAGTATCATTTGATAATCCCAGTAGATAGCGAATGGAATAAGCCCTTGGCTGATCATGTCATTGATCTTCAGACCCATCTATTGCATGGTTTGATTCACTGCAACGGGTTTGGTCATTTGCTCTGCATCAATGGAATTGAAGGGGGTTCTAAGTATCTATGTGGCAGAGAAATCATGGATTTGTGGGATCGGATTTGTAAAAATCTACGAACCCG GAAAATCACAGTTGAGGATGTGTCAAAGAAAAGGTCAATGGATCTTAGATTGCTCTATGGGGTTGCTTATGGACATTCTTGGTTTGGTAGATGGGGTTATAGATTTTGCCGTGGAAGCTTCGGAGTGGCAGAGCACAATTACAATAAAGCTATTGAAATTCTTACCTCATTGGAACTTGACAAAATCATCCTAGACTTTAGTAACACAGACCAATacaaagaaatcaagcaaataaTTCGTCATTGCAGAGATATGAGTGAAACCCAGCTGGTGACAATCAGAGATCTTCTAAGGTTTATGCTAACTGTCAAGTGCTCTCGTGCTCCTTTGAAATTAAACAGTGATACTGCTGCTCTATCTTCCATATCCAGAGCTTCAAGCAGAATTACTCTCCGAAACAAGCCTTTTGCAAAGGAAAAACCACAGAATTATAAAAGGTTCTCGACTGCAATTGCTAATATGGATAGCAGATGGCCTGCAAGAAGACTAGAATTTGCGGCAGAAGTGATTGTAGATGCATTGAAAGAGAAGAAAGCAGAAAACTATTGTCATAGTGGAATGACCCGGCAAGATCTTAGAGATGCAGCACGGCTTCACATCGGTGACACAGGTTTGCTGGATTATGTGCTAAAATCAATGAATAATGTAATTGTTGGTAGTCATGTTGTGTGTCGTACAGTTAACCCAACAACTCGGATTTTGGAATATTCAATCCATGAGCTTGGTCATGGAGTTAAGGTTTCTGAACCAGCGGcagaaaattttccaaagccCCTTCCAGCACCAGCTCTAGTGCCAGGGAATGATGTTTATAGTGATGTGGTTTATCTGTATAAAAATGTACTTTTGGATTATCCAGGATCGCATTTGGTGGAATTGGCAACTCAGGCAGTTCTAGACAGTAAACATTTTGTGAAGGAGTGGCCATTCATTGATGAAGAGGAGCAGTTATTGACATTCGTTTGCCGACTGATGCCAAGTTTGTGTGATATAGGAACTGAATTGAAGGAGTTACCATCAGGAGAGATTGTAGTAGTTCCACTGCATGCAACAGTTGGAGAGTTAAAGCTAGCGGTGGAGTGTGCACTGAGGGACACTTACTGTATTACTGAAGGATTTGAGGTGATGGAGATTGAAGACCTGGAGGAGTTGGAGGATAATGAAGTGCTTTTTGGGGTAGTTGAGTCTGGTGTGGAACTACATGTGAGAGGAAGCGGGATAGACGTCGAGAATCGATTGAGTTACCAAGGTGGGGCTGACAATTGGATGGTGAGATGCGAATGTGGGGCTCAAGATGATGATGGAGAAAGGATGGTGGCATGTGACATTTGTGAGGTGTGGCAACACACTCGCTGCTGTGGCATTGAGGATACTGAGACTGTTCCACCGCTGTTTGTTTGCTCAGGGTGCTGTGTGTCACTTGTACCACAAAAAGCTGAATCTTGCTGTAGTTTCGAGTGTTCTAGTGCTTTGCTGATGCCTAAAGAGACTTATGGACTGGAGCTCGGGTATTAA